A single window of Chloroflexota bacterium DNA harbors:
- a CDS encoding PIN domain-containing protein, with translation MRLTDINVLLYAVSPLPEEAHKRRRARDLLRRSDLALSVQVFQEFYYQATRRTGLGRLTHDDALAFLGTLLRFPV, from the coding sequence ATGCGTCTCACTGACATCAACGTGCTGCTCTACGCCGTCAGCCCGTTGCCGGAAGAGGCGCACAAACGCCGGCGCGCCCGTGATTTGTTGAGACGGTCTGATCTGGCGCTATCAGTGCAGGTATTTCAGGAGTTCTACTACCAGGCAACACGCCGCACAGGCTTGGGTCGTCTGACCCACGATGACGCGCTGGCTTTTCTCGGAACTCTTCTGAGATTTCCTGTCTAG